One region of Juglans regia cultivar Chandler chromosome 4, Walnut 2.0, whole genome shotgun sequence genomic DNA includes:
- the LOC109020947 gene encoding 2-succinylbenzoate--CoA ligase, chloroplastic/peroxisomal isoform X1, which produces MANYSEGHICQCLRRLATVRRNAVVTISGDRRKTGEQFVEDVLCLAFGLLELGIGAGDVVAISALNSDLYLEWLLAIAFVGGIAAPLNYRWSFDEARSAMLLVRPVILVTDESCQSWYSNFQDNDITSLRWHVSFTSPSSDCMKTWNVLTTEILKKHSVTSLPLNYRWASEGAVVICFTSGTCGRPKGVTLTHAALIVQSLAKLAIVGYDEDDVYLHTVPLCHIGGLSSAMAMLMVGGCHVIVPKFEPTSALEAIEQCRVTSLITVPAMMADFLSLIRRKENWKGKDTVKKILNGGGSLSIELIKDATLFFPRAKLLTAYGMSETCSSLTFMTLHDPRMETSSQHIKTIADTKHTSVHQTQGFCVGKPAPHVELKICTEGSSHVGRILTRGPHVMLGYWGQIPAVASDSTNEIWLDTGDIGSIDKNGNLWLTGRANGKIKSGGENIYPEEVEAILLQHPGIIGIVIVGIPDARLTEMAIACIRLTENWLWPDTSFIHSAENGGLVLSTEILLRYCREKNITGFKIPKMFILWEKPFPLTTTGKIKRDQVRREVMSHLQSLHSNL; this is translated from the exons ATGGCTAATTACTCTGAGGGACACATTTGCCAATGCCTACGACGGCTGGCGACCGTGCGGCGTAATGCAGTGGTAACGATCAGCGGGGACCGACGAAAGACAGGTGAACAATTTGTGGAGGACGTTTTGTGTCTGGCTTTTGGGCTGCTGGAACTTGGCATCGGCGCTGGTGACGTTGTCGCCATCTCTGCTTTGAACAG TGATTTGTACTTGGAGTGGTTACTTGCCATTGCGTTTGTCGGAGGAATAGCTGCTCCTCTGAATTACCGATGG AGCTTCGATGAAGCAAGATCGGCAATGCTGCTTGTGCGGCCAGTTATACTGGTTACCGATGAGAGCTGTCAGAGCTGGTACTCAAACTTCCAAGATAATGACATAACTTCCCTGAGGTGGCATGTTTCTTTCACTTCTCCCTCCTCAGATTGCATGAAGACATGGAAtg TATTAACTACTGAAATTCTCAAGAAGCATTCTGTAACGTCTCTACCATTGAACTACCGTTGGGCAAGTGAGGGTGCAGTTGTGATTTGCTTCACTTCAG GAACCTGTGGGAGGCCAAAGGGAGTCACCTTAACCCATGCTGCCTTGATTGTACAATCCTTGGCAAAACTCGCCATTGTTGGTTACGATGAGGATGAT GTTTATTTGCACACAGTGCCACTGTGCCACATTGGTGGTCTCTCATCTGCCATGGCCATGCTAATGGTTGGAGGTTGCCATGTCATAGTACCTAAGTTTGAGCCTACATCGGCTCTTGAAGCCATAGAGCAATGCAGAGTAACTTCTCTAATAACCGTCCCTGCAATGATGgctgattttctttctttaattag GCGGAAGGAAAATTGGAAAGGGAAGGATACTGTGAAGAAGATATTAAATGGAGGTGGAAGCCTGTCAATTGAGCTTATCAAGGATGCCACCTTATTCTTCCCAAGAGCTAAGCTTCTCACAGCTTATG GAATGTCAGAGACATGCTCTTCGCTGACCTTCATGACCCTTCATGATCCAAGAATGGAAACATCCAGCCAGCACATTAAGACTATTGCTGATACAAAACATACATCCGTTCACCAAACACAAGGTTTTTGTGTTGGCAAGCCTGCACCCCATGTTGAATTAAAGATATGTACAGAAGGCTCTTCTCACGTTGGAAGAATTTTAACTAGAGGTCCACATGTAATGCTTGGCTACTGGGGTCAAATTCCAGCAGTGGCATCTGATTCTACTAATGAAATCTGGCTTGACACTGGTGACATTGGGTCCATCGACAAGAATGGTAATCTATGGCTAACTGGACGTGCAAATGGTAAAATTAAGAGTGGAGGGGAGAACATTTACCCCGAAGAG GTGGAGGCAATCCTGTTACAACATCCTGGGATAATTGGCATTGTCATTGTTGGGATTCCAGATGCTAGACTGACAGAGATGGCTATTGCTTGTATTCGGTTGACAGAAAATTGGCTTTGGCCTGATACAAGCTTTATACACTCGGCAGAAAATGGAGGGCTAGTCTTATCCACTGAAATTCTTCTACGCTATTGTAGAGAAAAGAATATAACTGG GTTCAAGATACCCAAGATGTTCATTTTATGGGAGAAACCGTTTCCACTCACAACAActgggaaaataaaaagagaccaAGTTCGAAGAGAAGTTATGTCTCATCTGCAATCATTGCATAGCAATTTATGA
- the LOC109020947 gene encoding 2-succinylbenzoate--CoA ligase, chloroplastic/peroxisomal isoform X2, with amino-acid sequence MLLVRPVILVTDESCQSWYSNFQDNDITSLRWHVSFTSPSSDCMKTWNVLTTEILKKHSVTSLPLNYRWASEGAVVICFTSGTCGRPKGVTLTHAALIVQSLAKLAIVGYDEDDVYLHTVPLCHIGGLSSAMAMLMVGGCHVIVPKFEPTSALEAIEQCRVTSLITVPAMMADFLSLIRRKENWKGKDTVKKILNGGGSLSIELIKDATLFFPRAKLLTAYGMSETCSSLTFMTLHDPRMETSSQHIKTIADTKHTSVHQTQGFCVGKPAPHVELKICTEGSSHVGRILTRGPHVMLGYWGQIPAVASDSTNEIWLDTGDIGSIDKNGNLWLTGRANGKIKSGGENIYPEEVEAILLQHPGIIGIVIVGIPDARLTEMAIACIRLTENWLWPDTSFIHSAENGGLVLSTEILLRYCREKNITGFKIPKMFILWEKPFPLTTTGKIKRDQVRREVMSHLQSLHSNL; translated from the exons ATGCTGCTTGTGCGGCCAGTTATACTGGTTACCGATGAGAGCTGTCAGAGCTGGTACTCAAACTTCCAAGATAATGACATAACTTCCCTGAGGTGGCATGTTTCTTTCACTTCTCCCTCCTCAGATTGCATGAAGACATGGAAtg TATTAACTACTGAAATTCTCAAGAAGCATTCTGTAACGTCTCTACCATTGAACTACCGTTGGGCAAGTGAGGGTGCAGTTGTGATTTGCTTCACTTCAG GAACCTGTGGGAGGCCAAAGGGAGTCACCTTAACCCATGCTGCCTTGATTGTACAATCCTTGGCAAAACTCGCCATTGTTGGTTACGATGAGGATGAT GTTTATTTGCACACAGTGCCACTGTGCCACATTGGTGGTCTCTCATCTGCCATGGCCATGCTAATGGTTGGAGGTTGCCATGTCATAGTACCTAAGTTTGAGCCTACATCGGCTCTTGAAGCCATAGAGCAATGCAGAGTAACTTCTCTAATAACCGTCCCTGCAATGATGgctgattttctttctttaattag GCGGAAGGAAAATTGGAAAGGGAAGGATACTGTGAAGAAGATATTAAATGGAGGTGGAAGCCTGTCAATTGAGCTTATCAAGGATGCCACCTTATTCTTCCCAAGAGCTAAGCTTCTCACAGCTTATG GAATGTCAGAGACATGCTCTTCGCTGACCTTCATGACCCTTCATGATCCAAGAATGGAAACATCCAGCCAGCACATTAAGACTATTGCTGATACAAAACATACATCCGTTCACCAAACACAAGGTTTTTGTGTTGGCAAGCCTGCACCCCATGTTGAATTAAAGATATGTACAGAAGGCTCTTCTCACGTTGGAAGAATTTTAACTAGAGGTCCACATGTAATGCTTGGCTACTGGGGTCAAATTCCAGCAGTGGCATCTGATTCTACTAATGAAATCTGGCTTGACACTGGTGACATTGGGTCCATCGACAAGAATGGTAATCTATGGCTAACTGGACGTGCAAATGGTAAAATTAAGAGTGGAGGGGAGAACATTTACCCCGAAGAG GTGGAGGCAATCCTGTTACAACATCCTGGGATAATTGGCATTGTCATTGTTGGGATTCCAGATGCTAGACTGACAGAGATGGCTATTGCTTGTATTCGGTTGACAGAAAATTGGCTTTGGCCTGATACAAGCTTTATACACTCGGCAGAAAATGGAGGGCTAGTCTTATCCACTGAAATTCTTCTACGCTATTGTAGAGAAAAGAATATAACTGG GTTCAAGATACCCAAGATGTTCATTTTATGGGAGAAACCGTTTCCACTCACAACAActgggaaaataaaaagagaccaAGTTCGAAGAGAAGTTATGTCTCATCTGCAATCATTGCATAGCAATTTATGA